In Podospora pseudoanserina strain CBS 124.78 chromosome 5, whole genome shotgun sequence, a single window of DNA contains:
- a CDS encoding hypothetical protein (EggNog:ENOG503P2U1; antiSMASH:Cluster_11) has product MAAGPRAEARSLADINYIAANPPQYPHHPEVKESLTLYISRVPGTQGEDIANSLYYIHMERPEDMPPPMPPRPKSNVLSSTRSSGESARSTIPRKPLPTSARVLRPESLSSTGEPGPVPVLSPTPTPHIPQYKPYRPETGPSPISENQNPADKSLDSYRPNPMFQKRLSGGSPEPPPPPPHLTTVSSSLPLAGLDHDEDNVAPPLYSSSAARPSTPSQPPAQQPPQRVASPLSYSQGQHPTSPRHMHRRPSSVSFYLTIIRRDPSSGSQVNVGRVSSFATNIPPPSQADPSLNPEDMGPGWKSQKIDIRIDTSGYAKYKGMPSRAAAETQALQALTSTGQPHSFSQMVQSGQRARSDSSARGMAPPPQDGFHRQVVMAYGAGWKVGFKKAFHRRERRESISPEGVQSSEEPSAPKASHTRQGSSSTIGSNHSGSGEEQGGIITHPGPGLRPKGYTFLSPWEGRCEFRTSTSGRSLKLRHVLDSTTKFQFDPREVAQSIQNAQAMGRSRGDELQAALLGTKPVSELRFNLPSGGDFFGARRNDADKDNRASRLSKQFSSLLHHRNTRSSDEDEWSDEDEMDLSLGKENAGGGSSGKKVKLGKLIIHDEGLKMLDLVVAANMGVWWTTWGKIDQ; this is encoded by the exons ATGGCGGCTGGACCGCGTGCCGAGGCAAGGTCTCTGGCCGACATCAACTACATCGCTGCAAATCCTCCGCAatatccccaccatcccgaAGTCAAAGAATCCCTCACGCTGTACATCTCCAGAGTCCCCGGTACACAAG GTGAAGACATAGCGAATTCTCTCTATTACATCCACATGGAGCGACCAGAGGATATGCCACCACCCATGCCACCACGACCAAAGAGTAATGTGTTGAGTTCTACGAGGTCCAGTGGGGAGAGTGCTAGGAGCACGATTCCGAGGAAGCCGTTGCCTACATCCGCGAGAGTTCTGAGGCCGGAAAGCTTGTCGTCAACGGGGGAACCAGGTCCAGTTCCAGTgctctcaccaaccccaactccccatATCCCTCAGTACAAGCCTTACCGACCAGAGACTGGCCCATCTCCAATATCAGAAAACCAAAATCCCGCCGACAAGTCACTCGATTCATATAGGCCAAACCCCATGTTCCAAAAACGCCTATCGGGGGGCTCGCCTGagccgcccccgccccctcctcactTGACGACAGTGTCTTCATCCTTACCACTAGCGGGTCTCGATCATGATGAAGATAATGTTGCACCCCCACTTTACTCTTCAAGTGCAGCCCGACCAAGCACACCGAGTCAACCTCCTGCACAGCAACCTCCGCAGCGAGTGGCATCTCCCTTGTCGTATAGCCAAGGACAACATCCCACGTCACCTAGGCACATGCATCGGCGACCTTCTTCGGTTTCTTTTTATCTGACCATAATTCGCAGAGATCCGAGTTCTGGATCCCAGGTCAATGTAGGACGGGTGTCGTCTTTTGCCACCAATATTCCCCCACCGTCGCAGGCAGACCCGAGCCTCAACCCAGAGGACATGGGGCCCGGGTGGAAGTCTCAAAAAATTGATATTCGCATTGACACTTCGGGATATGCAAAGTACAAAGGGATGCCCAGCCGGGCTGCTGCCGAAACCCAGGCTCTCCAGGCACTCACTTCAACGGGCCAGCCGCATTCGTTCTCACAAATGGTGCAGAGTGGACAGAGAGCGCGCAGTGACAGTAGTGCGCGGGGGAtggctcctcccccccaagaCGGATTTCACAGACAGGTTGTCATGGCTTATGGAGCTGGTTGGAAAGTGGGCTTTAAAAAGGCGTTCCACCGACGAGAGAGGCGGGAGAGCATTAGCCCAGAGGGCGTGCAGTCGTCCGAAGAGCCCAGCGCACCCAAGGCATCCCATACCAGGCAGGGGAGCTCCTCCACGATTGGATCCAATCACTCTGGGTCGGGCGAGGAGCAGGGCGGGATCATCACTCACCCTGGACCAGGGTTGCGGCCCAAAGGATACACCTTTCTGTCACCGTGGGAAGGGCGCTGTGAGTTccgcaccagcaccagcggGCGCTCCCTCAAGCTCCGCCATGTGCTCGACTCTACCACCAAGTTCCAGTTCGATCCTCGGGAGGTGGCGCAGAGCATCCAAAACGCACAGGCAATGGGCCGGTCGAGGGGCGATGAGCTCCAGGCTGCCCTTTTGGGCACGAAACCGGTTAGTGAGTTGAGGTTCAACCTGCCTAGCGGGGGCGACTTCTTTGGGGCTCGTCGAAATGATGCCGACAAGGACAACCGGGCAAGCCGACTGTCGAAACAGTTTAGCAGTCTACTGCACCATCGAAATACAAGGAGcagcgacgaggatgaatggagtgatgaggatgagatggatCTTAGCCTTGGCAAAGAGAACGCTGGAGGTGGGAGCAGTGGTAAGAAGGTCAAGCTTGGGAAGCTGATTATCCATGATGAAGGGCTCAAGATGCTGGatctggtggtggcagccaacatgggggtgtggtggaCAACGTGGGGCAAGATTGATCAATAA
- a CDS encoding hypothetical protein (antiSMASH:Cluster_11) — MVPLLNNSRICKLARNSLAIQFRNSMADTLADDVGRLFVTASRTECISWGNGLLRHQALTLGGRKTFGLELGEARIRSIVGPTAISAEVQLETSQALRRAFSSNRSRKQGKDLLL; from the exons ATGGTCCCGCTGCTCAACAACTCTAGGATCTGCAAGTTGGCTCGGAACTCCTTGGCGATCCAGTTTCGCAATTCAATGGCA GATACCTTGGCCGACGATGTTGGCCGCCTCTTCGTCACTGCTAGCCGCACGGAATGCATTTCCTGGGGAAATGGTCTGCTTCGGCATCAAGCCCTCACGCTCGGCGGCCGCAAGACATTCGGCCTTGAGCTCGGTGAAGCGCGGATCCGAAGCATAGTAGGGCCAACCGCCATCAGCGCCGAGGTGCAGCTTGAGACCAGTCAGGCATTGCGCCGGGCATTCTCCTCGAACCGCAGCCGAAAGCAGGGCaaggacctcctcctctga
- a CDS encoding hypothetical protein (COG:O; antiSMASH:Cluster_11; EggNog:ENOG503NXTM) encodes MSTSNLGEFRHMRTGSLNIPPQAGHSSGGGIMAPMPAAAHRFDASRSPPNTSHVPCKFFRQGACQAGNACPFSHDLSSAAENVCKYFAKGNCKFGPKCANIHVLPDGRRINYGKNGVTIGVPPGVALGARVNPTTYHQPASSALTNSFMRADSPYNATAFALQDELYSHQLALESGVPTIDTTSYTSNPASAYGSPRDEEPNRFGLGLSPNIKGLSVLDAPLPASFDSNGISHAARGGPWPSSVPAQFGLDSPSSSLSAAKSGRTSDALRHLHASAFGNSHLSPSGLATQDISGFGSSPPSGSLGFSSALGGDEYFGKRPMHSNASRFAKIRMMSSSVPKVDMDWDDSEQFLFEEDYVPGTLANEVLTPTERARRGSTTNTIRGMDALNRETIAESCPPAPITKFGTPIQPSSPGRWGPLWGRQKEDDGHLETGRSFKHASAFGHVGSPLRNSSLASAITSGLDGNTVGVSALTQQLRDTQLSDDGSADSSPHIRPNVPRNANGAGVIGESRDKDGGLARHVSSTSIGSSATGRFKSPMDEEEAAFVFSMDDEDDAQARARKRGTGNQQVNSTASPLSAAAWSNSYATVVANNRSAGTNGEGNSGTGAVEAVGGR; translated from the exons ATGTCGACGTCCAACCTGGGCGAGTTTCGCCACATGCGCACCGGCAGTCTCAACATTCCACCACAAGCCGGTCACtcgagtggtggtgggataaTGGCTCCCatgcccgccgccgcccatcGCTTCGATGCATCACGAAGCCCACCCA ACACCTCGCACGTCCCATGCAAGTTCTTCCGACAAGGCGCCTGCCAGGCAGGCAATGCATGCCCCTTTAGCCACGACCTGAGCTCGGCCGCCGAAAACGTTTGCAAGTACTTTGCAAAG GGCAACTGCAAGTTTGGCCCAAAGTGCGCCAATATCCATGTGCTCCCCGATGGCCGCCGCATCAATTATGGCAAGAACGGTGTGACGATAGGTGTTCCCCCCGGAGTCGCCCTCGGTGCCCGCGTGAACCCGACGACATACCATCAGCCGGCCAGCAGTGCTTTGACCAACTCTTTTATGCGCGCAGATTCTCCATACAACGCCACGGCGTTTGCGCTACAAGATGAACTCTACAGCCATCAGCTGGCTCTCGAAAGCGGCGTGCCCACGATCGACACCACCTCGTACACTTCCAACCCTGCATCCGCCTACGGATCACCACGAGACGAGGAGCCAAACCGCTTTGGACTGGGTCTTTCTCCCAACATCAAAGGACTTTCGGTGCTGGATGCTCCTCTCCCGGCGTCATTCGACAGCAACGGGATCTCACATGCGGCCAGGGGCGGTCCTTGGCCATCTTCGGTCCCGGCCCAGTTTGGATTGgactcgccttcctcctcactcaGTGCCGCCAAGAGTGGTCGTACTTCGGATGCGTTGAGGCACTTGCACGCGTCTGCCTTTGGAAACAGCCACCTGTCACCGTCAGGACTTGCAACACAGGACATCTCAGGCTTTGGTAGTAGCCCACCTTCCGGTTCTCTTGGATTCAGCTCGGCgctgggtggtgatgagtaCTTTGGAAAGCGGCCTATGCACAGCAACGCTTCGCGATTCGCCAAGATCCGCATGATGAGCAGCAGCGTGCCTAAAGTCGACATGGATTGGGATGATTCCGAGCAGTTCCTCTTTGAGGAAGATTATGTGCCAGGCACGCTGGCCAACGAGGTGCTGACGCCGAcagagagggcgaggaggggctCTACAACCAACACAATCCGTGGAATGGACGCTCTCAACCGTGAGACAATCGCCGAATCCTGCCCGCCtgcccccatcaccaagttCGGCACTCCCATACAACCTTCCAGCCCTGGCCGCTGGGGTCCGTTGTGGGGGAGGCAAAAGGAGGATGACGGCCACCTGGAGACGGGCCGGTCTTTTAAGCACGCCTCGGCATTCGGCCATGTGGGAAGCCCGCTCCGAAACTCGAGCCTTGCCAGCGCCATCACATCAGGGCTGGATGGAAACACGGTGGGAGTGTCGGCCCTGACTCAGCAGCTTCGAGACACCCAGCTGTCCGACGACGGTTCGGCTGATTCAAGCCCCCATATCCGGCCCAATGTTCCACGCAATGCCAACGGAGCAGGCGTCATTGGCGAATCCAGGGATAAGGATGGGGGGCTGGCAAGACATGTCAGCAGCACCTCAATAGGTTCGAGCGCTACTGGGCGCTTCAAGTCCCCAatggatgaagaggaggccgCATTTGTGTTCAGCATggacgacgaagatgatgccCAGGCGAGGGCTCGCAAGCGTGGAACCGGAAACCAACAAGTGAACAGTACTGCCAGCCCTCTGAGTGCCGCTGCCTGGTCCAACAGCTACGCCACGGTTGTTGCCAATAACAGATCTGCCGGGACCAATGGCGAAGGCAACAGCGGCACTGGTGCTGTTGAAGCGGTCGGTGGAAGATAG
- the ACP2 gene encoding mitochondrial acyl carrier protein (COG:C; COG:I; COG:Q; EggNog:ENOG503P3WN; antiSMASH:Cluster_11): MFRTAVLRSVALASRTAAVRSAAAHSLRLAAPSAAKSFVPKASASWALQMRGYASGGGLTKQEVYERIKELLSGFDKVNNPENITETAHFANDLGLDSLDTVEVVMAIEEEFSIEIPDKDADTIHSVDKAVEYITSQPDAN, translated from the exons ATGTTCCGCACCGCCGTCCTCCGGTCCGTCGCTCTTGCGTCGCGGACCGCCGCTGTTCGCTCTGCCGCTGCCCACTCCCTCAGATTAGCCGCCCCCTCCGCGGCCAAGAGCTTCGTCCCCAAGGCCTCTGCCAGCTGGGCTCTTCAAATGCGGGGTTATGCGTCGGGTGGTGGTCTCACGAAGCAGGAGGTCTACGAGAGAATCAAGGAGCTTCTGTCTGGGTTTGACAAG GTTAACAACCCCGAGAAC ATTACGGAAACCGCCCACTTCGCCAATGACCTCGGGTTGGACAGCTTGGATACCGTTGAGGTTGTCATGGCTATTGAGGAG GAGTTCAGCATTGAGATCCCCGATAAGGATGCCGACACCATCCACAGTG TTGACAAGGCCGTCGAGTATATTACTTCCCAGCCTGATGCCAACTAA
- the NdufS8 gene encoding ndufs8, ubiquinone oxidoreductase 23 kd subunit (EggNog:ENOG503NVE7; antiSMASH:Cluster_11; COG:C), with amino-acid sequence MLPNTTIAARPLVRAVRAVAPSSAVISQVVARRTYATPAGPPPKNFRLPPPKTWEQESENTFDKLGKYFLMTEMMRGMYVLMEQFFRPPYTIYYPFEKGPISPRFRGEHALRRYPSGEERCIACKLCEAVCPAQAITIEAEERADGSRRTTRYDIDMTKCIYCGFCQESCPVDAIVESPNAEYATETREELLYNKEKLLSNGDKWEPELAAAIRADSPYR; translated from the exons ATGCTTCCCAATACCACCATTGCGGCCCGCCCTCTGGTGCGCGCAGTTCGCGCCGTCGCCCCCTCTTCCGCAGTCATCTCTCAGGTTGTCGCCAGGAGAACGTATGCGACACCGGCTGGGCCCCCGCCCAAGAACTTCCGTCTGCCGCCCCCCAAGACGTGGGAACAGGAGTCCGAGAACACCTTCGACAAGCTCGGAAAGTACTTTTTGATGacggagatgatgagggggatgtaCGTGCTCATGGAGCAGTTCTTCAGGCCACC GTACACGATCTACTACCCATTCGAAAAG ggcCCCATTTCTCCCCGTTTCCGCGGTGAGCACGCTCTCCGGAGATACCCCTCGGGTGAGGAGCGTTGCATTGCCTGCAAGCTTTGCGAGGCTGTCTGCCCGGCGcaagccatcaccatcgaggCTGAGGAGCGTGCGGACGGTTCCCGCCGCACCACCCGCTACGACATTGACATGACCAAGTGCATTTACTGCGGTTTCTGCCAGGAGTCTTGCCCTGTCGACGCCATTGTCGAGTCTCCCAATGCCGAGTACGCCACCGAGACCCGCGAGGAGCTGCTTTACAACAAGG AGAAATTGCTTTCCAACGGAGACAAGTGGGAGCCGGAGCTGGCTGCGGCTATCAGGGCGGACTCTCCCTACCGGTAA
- a CDS encoding hypothetical protein (EggNog:ENOG503PASM; COG:E; antiSMASH:Cluster_11), with protein sequence MQLLSALLFAAGLATATPLNIPNYAQAAIDSGLALKGLNALATLSALTRTGGTCTPTKIKYRREWRTLSKADRRKFVAAVKCLQGKPSVLPKDGTVPGAITLWDDLAYAHAWRTFFVHMSATFLVWHRYFLFTYETLLETECGWTQGLPYWEWGLDVNNMRGSPLFDGSDTSIGSDGVFVPGRPDFILDIIGGPDPEPIRVVFPPGTGGGCVERGPFNDTVVRLGPFPLDGTPWTNETVYGNNPRCLDRDLNTNPLQRWSTFRNSTELILGYDNIREFQGFLEGDPRVTTEKPIGIHGGGHWGVGGITRDPIISPYDPAFWFHHNQLDRIYWIWQNLDFNNRKDVFGTGTWGNFPPSPNVTVEDFIDVLPHQPAIKIKDSMNTVSGAPFCYVYV encoded by the exons ATGCagctcctctccgcccttcttttcgccgccggcctTGCCACAGCAACTCCTCTCAACATTCCCAACTATGCCCAAGCTGCCATTGACTCCGGTCTTGCCCTCAAGGGTCTGAATGCCCTCGCTACTCTCAGCGCCCTGACTCGGACTGGCGGCACCTGCACCCCGACCAAAATCAAGTACCGTCGGGAATGGCGCACTCTCTCCAAGGCCGACCGACGCAAGTTTGTTGCCGCGGTCAAGTGCCTTCAAGGCAAACCCTCTGTCCTTCCCAAAGACGGCACCGTCCCGGGAGCCATCACTCTCTGGGATGACCTCGCTTATGCTCACGCATGGCGTACATTCTTCGTTCACATGAGTGCCACCTTTTTGGTTTGGCATCGCTACTTTCTCTTCACCTACGAGACCCTCCTCGAGACAGAGTGCGGGTGGACCCAAGGGCTACCCTACTGGGAGTGGGGCCTGGACGTGAACAACATGAGAGGCAGCCCCCTTTTCGACGGCTCCGATACTTCCATTGGCAGCGACGGAGTGTTTGTTCCCGGAAGACCAGACTTCATTCTGGACATCATTGGCGGGCCCGATCCCGAACCCATTCGGGTTGTGTTCCCTCCAGGCACTGGCGGCGGATGCGTCGAGAGGGGTCCGTTCAATGACACGGTGGTCAGGCTCGGGCCTTTCCCTCTCGATGGGACGCCTTGGACCAACGAGACGGTCTACGGCAATAATCCTAGGTGCTTGGACAGAGACTTGAACACGAACCCTCTCCAAAGGTGGTCTACTTTCCGCAACAGCACTGAGCTTATCCTCGGTTATGACAACATACGGGAGTTCCAAGGGTTCTTG GAGGGCGACCCCAGAGTGACAACAGAAAAGCCCATCGGCATTCACGGAGGTGGCCACTGGGGCGTCGGCGGCATCACTCGTGATCCAATCATCTCACCCTATGATCCGGCCTTTTGGTTCCATCACAATCAGTTGGATCGAATCTATTGGATTTGGCAGAATCTCGACTTCAATAACCGCAAGGATGTCTTTGGCACGGGCACCTGGGGCAACTTCCCTCCCAGTCCCAACGTCACAGTGGAGGACTTTATTGATGTCCTGCCCCACCAACCGgccatcaagatcaaggacaGCATGAACACTGTCAGTGGGGCGCCCTTCTGCTACGTGTATGTGTAA